One Lytechinus variegatus isolate NC3 chromosome 14, Lvar_3.0, whole genome shotgun sequence genomic region harbors:
- the LOC121427272 gene encoding alpha-1A adrenergic receptor-like has product MESFNGSSSSNSVDEKPVDFIFMVAKATFVTLVALTGIVGNITNTIVIPRVPDTTLGPASKIVLTALAIADLIGAIMLLNGPLSIFTYEWLSKDGNIYCDITGFITTLAPATSASFLFLINLDRYIQITRPLTYQVLVTRRRAIVAVAIAAFYILIFLSFFVGIADDSIDHIAYHLGFSLCLVSFSAPEFLPSTIGSFAVSVWLIAFLLLVMYARIFQIAIRHSEKISAQMNSTARLRDVLTTQGNDVVDHVDGLEHGVSRMGDVINQLDVNLNSLACRKRDNVRKARRNHEGIQRNIRSMCIPLIITGCFLVSWLPLTVLFTFASATGATFGDTTWWTSAVLAASNCSINMFVYAFGRSEYRKAFRKVFCKTFVK; this is encoded by the coding sequence ATGGAAAGTTTCAACGGAAGTAGCAGTTCCAACTCCGTTGATGAAAAGCCGGTCGACTTCATTTTCATGGTGGCTAAAGCAACGTTTGTGACCTTAGTGGCATTAACTGGAATCGTAGGTAATATCACCAACACAATCGTCATCCCAAGAGTTCCTGATACAACCCTTGGTCCTGCGAGCAAGATCGTCCTGACAGCCCTGGCCATAGCCGATCTCATCGGTGCGATCATGCTTTTGAACGGACCCTTGTCGATATTCACCTACGAATGGCTCTCGAAGGATGGTAATATATACTGCGACATAACTGGTTTTATCACGACTTTGGCTCCGGCAACCAgtgcttcttttcttttcctgatTAACCTTGATCGTTACATACAAATCACCCGACCGTTAACCTATCAAGTTCTTGTCACCAGAAGGAGGGCCATTGTAGCCGTGGCAATAGCAGCATTCTATATCTTGATATTTCTATCATTCTTCGTAGGAATAGCTGATGACTCCATTGACCACATCGCGTATCATCTTGGGTTTTCGTTGTGTCTCGTCTCTTTTTCCGCTCCCGAATTTCTGCCAAGCACGATTGGAAGTTTTGCCGTGAGCGTCTGGCTGATCGCCTTCCTGCTCCTCGTCATGTATGCTAGGATTTTCCAGATTGCCATTCGCCATTCGGAGAAGATAAGTGCTCAGATGAACAGCACTGCTCGTTTGAGGGACGTATTGACCACTCAAGGCAACGACGTGGTTGATCATGTCGACGGCCTGGAACATGGAGTCTCGAGGATGGGAGACGTCATCAATCAGCTGGATGTCAACCTGAACAGTTTGGCTTGTCGAAAAAGAGACAATGTTCGCAAAGCGAGGCGTAACCATGAAGGAATTCAACGAAACATCCGCAGCATGTGCATACCCCTTATCATCACCGGATGCTTCCTTGTGTCTTGGTTGCCACTTACGGTGCTGTTTACCTTTGCGTCCGCGACTGGCGCCACATTTGGTGACACGACATGGTGGACTTCAGCCGTCTTGGCTGCCTCAAACTGCAGCATCAACATGTTTGTGTACGCCTTTGGAAGAAGTGAGTACAGAAAGGCCTTTCGTAAGGTCTTCTGCAAGACATTCGTTAAGTAG